From the genome of Rhododendron vialii isolate Sample 1 chromosome 10a, ASM3025357v1:
TatagcaaatagaaggtgtatgctggtgcttgtgtacaaggagtgatgaaatgatgatggacacatgcatgatggcaaagctgtgtaaactgccactggatcaactctcgagcgctcgagagagctctcaagcgcttgggagtgttactgaccaaatcctacagagtttgttagtcacaaataggatgccaaataacagtgtatgctggtgcacgtgtatagtggggtgattatgtgatgaaaggcagcaagataacaggaaatgaaacactgctcactggcttcactctcgagcgctcgagagcactctcgagcgcttgggagtatCTGAACTCCCACttgcactttctgttagtactgacaaaacataatataaagaatgcaaaatgaaatactattaaactgaccactggctcagcagaggacttgaaagactgagataggacctcaagttttcaagtcatgtatccttgccattacacatacagatttataattttaaaagtgcGAATGTACGCATCTATGCATGCAGGAGctcagaaaacacaaaaaactgggaaagtgaaatgcaatgacatgcatgcactcccgagcgcttggaaatggcttcaagcgcttgggagtgagcttCATGCCAGTTTACTTTCAAACGGAAAAATGGCGCTGCTTCACCATACAAACACtcttatctaagtttttaacaagagaagatcttatttttaacttaggaaaactttgttcttacttgaaattcataagaaacatttctgttttaggaaaaatgatcttctgtgttggcatgccagaataaaaccattttgtttaaaagtgcATCTCACCCcagcctactgcttaccaaaatgccatgcatgggactggaaaaagtcccgagcgctcaggagcactctggagcgctctagagtgtttccagtaggggttttgggaaaacattattcatggaccctttgctcttgctttttcactaaagtctcccaaccatgcaccagtattaaggactgagacaggctgagagaccccccctcagaagggagaacagcctcttgatttgaaccaaggatagaaacgtttctacctttgcttgacactttgctccttggatggttgtgaaaggtgaatgtagagaTCAGAAACTAAGGGTACTctagatttcttgcccttttccttgatgattttggaaaagacctttgaagttgggaaagaagttttagttttttttgagactttttccttttgaacaagaaagagagaagaggaggaatttttgagagagagaatcctCTCCTCTTTGCTGAAAGACAAGGTATATATAGaggatataacccatggtttttgaaaatcaagtgattttgaaataaatccttttttttaaagaaagaaatcttcagctgatctcttctctgactgaggttgagtgttgactcatcTCAGCCGGTTCAaggggaatgcaatgatggcttgcatggatagtgggaatcttcttcacccattgggcactgggagaggtctcgagcgctcgggagtggtcgcaagcgcttgggacttcactctcgagcgcttgagagtgagccaggccagtggtttttggaaaatagtttggagcgcttgggactgcttcaaagcgcttgggaatgattttggccatttcctttaaggagcaacgtctcaattggtacatggcttgttctgatccatattcatcatcggggagcctcagggccacaaattaaggaaatttgacaagtccaaattggggtgtctacagttgcccctctttggacggcACTCGGCGTCATGTTTGGACGCGAGTGTCGCCCAAAGATCgagacaacccaattcgagccaaatcaaatcctcaatttacaaatcaaatgcaaataaaaagcatataagcactcaatgcatgaggtcgtgtcttttcagactgcctacgtaccccgtctgcagggatcagaccagcgtagttctttggggcaaatgcaaacacgtgTGATGCATGCATTGGAAAGAGATCGACAAGTGCTTTGACAATGATAGAGACAAGAAATGGGGCCCATCCGTTACTCTGTTCGGTGgagaaaatgatgaaagaagtatTACGCGTtgggtaaaacttcttgcgAATACATCGACGATTGTAGaatttaggaaacttttatcGACCTCTAAGCAGAATATTTTGGGGCAAAAGAGGATGATCCAGAATAGATCACGAAACAAAATCCGCCATCGATTGCTTTGTCTCGACTCGGACTTAAAcaggactgagattgattttgtaaaatgCATGAGCTTACGAAAAGCAATGAAAAGAGTCAAGCACTGGGgacccactcccgagcgcttgggagtggtgtcgagcgctcgggaccatcGCTGGGGTCCACCGccccttcatcttcctcttttgatttgggggttaaaccctggttctcgagcgctcgagaaccagatcGACTGCTCTtactctctcgactctctcaatcctctctctttctttcactCACGATCCTGtgaccctctctctttctctcactcacGATCCTTTCTCTCTTTCGATCTTGGCATGGCGAGGGGGGATGAAGACGGGGTGGTCGGCGGCGGCGATGGGGCGGAGCCCAACGGTCGGGGGGTCATGGTTGGTGCCACGGTGGTGGCAGCCGGGGGGAATGGCGGTGGCGCAGGGGCGGAGCCCAGCGGCGGGGACGCCACGGCCGATGCCGCGGTGGTGGCGGCTGCTGGTGACCCGGGGGTCGCCGGAGGGAGTTCAGTGGTGGTCGCTGCCGGTGAGGATGCAGAGGTGGCGGCTGTAGGGGGCTCCGGCAGCGGGGACGGAGGTTCAGGCAGCGGAGGCGGGGGCTCGGGCAGGCCTCTCACCcctaccgtggaggagttgTTTGCGGCTGCCGATCGGGCGAGCGACAGGGGGATAGCCAACCATGGTGGTGAGGAGGTAGTTGTTGGACAGTTCAGCGAGACGCCGGTGCTGAGGACGGCGATGGTGTTGGAGCCGAGGAGTGGGGATAGCGGGATCGGGTCCTCACGCCCTGTTCCCTTCGCGGACGGGGACTTCCTGGAGGACGCGGAGCCTCGGGATGTCTTGGGCACGTTTGGTGTCAATTCTGGGGTTGCGGCAGTGCTGAGGGATACTAGTACGCCTGAGGACCGGGCTTCGGCGTTGCTTTTAGGGGCTTTGCTGAGCGGAGCAGGCTCGGGCACTCCGGAGGTGGTTGTACAGGAGGCGAAGGAGTTGGGAAGGGACAGGGTGGATGCCGAGGTGGCGATTGAGGTACGGGTTACTGCGGTAGACGAGGCGAAAGCCTACTTGGAGGAGCGGCCTGAGTTCACTCCAGTTACGTATGCTCCTCGACTACACTTCTTTGAGCCTATGGGGATGACGGCTTACGTTCCCAGCTACACCGACTACCCCGAGGAGATGCTTCTCCGGGACCGAGCTTCACACGTCTCCTCTGGGTGGACTACGGTGAGTTTCTGATCACTATCTTTTCTTGAATTTCGCAatttacttcaaattttatttcctgcttGAGATCTAATgctatttcttgctttgttgaaatAGCGCACGACGGACGTGTACGGCCACGGGGGCTCAGCCAGCTCACTGGCGCACTTCAAggccttgcctgagagggtgcgagTACTGGTGGAGGCAGCAGGGTTCGGACCCTTCGTACAGCTGCTGACAGTGGTGAGGGTGGATCAGGCTGTGCTTACAGCGCTagcggagaggtggtgggacaccactAATACCTTCCACTTTCGGTTCgaggagatgacggtgacgccgcTCGACTTCACGGCGATCACAGGGCTCAGGGTTGGAGGAGACCCGATCCCTTACGACTCGAGTCTGGTGCTGGACGACGCGGCTCTAAGGTGGTTCCTCGGGCGAGTGCCACGCCACAGCGGGGGGATGGCAGCTTACGGGCAGTTCGTGGAGTATTGGGACCACGAGCCTGCGACAGACGAGGAGGCGgcccagatggcccgggcgtacttgctatacttgttcggggcttctCTATTCCCGAACAGGCGCAGTCGGGTGCACCTGTGCTATCTAGCGGGCTTGGTTGACTTGGGACAGGCGGGacgcttcgactggggaggtgctgctctGTGCACGCTCTACTGTCTCCTTGGAGCTGCTTCTCGCGGGGTCGGAGACACAGTTGGAGGGTACTGGCAGGTGTTTGAGGTATAACCttgaattattgcttttgaattgctttcAACTGCTTTCGAATcgaattatgcatttgagattaTTTGACTTTGAATTACGAAACttgcagctttgggcttacgaggttctcGGGATGTTCCCACCCGAGAATACTTGTACGGACCCGAACTTACTTCCACGCAGCTTAGCCTGGGGTAAGGCGTACCGGAGAGCGAAGGAGCGACGAGgggaggtgatgactttccggcgctggctggataacctgacaggggttgtggtacgatcgatacttcttgcttttcttttatcaattcTTTTCGGCGAGTAGACTTATGAatgaatccaaaatttgaattgcaggttcaCTGGGACAGGTGGGCGAGGATGGAGGCTGACTTCCTGCCGAGGAGTCGGGAGGTGACACGGAGCAGGGTCCTACTGGAGTGCCTtctgggctggcagtggtacctgggggatcgagtgactcgaCAGTCACTTGGTCTTCCAGCGTTCGTGGTTCCTGGGCTGCTTCCCCCACGCGTGCAGAGGACTGAGTCCTATACTCGCGCTAAGCTTGAGCTATTCACCGTGCCAGACACGGATCTGGAGAGGCACCTTCGACACTCTTTGGACTACGTAGCTTATGCAGAtcggtacttggcgaggagcttgggggtggaggaggagttcgaGAGACGGGTAGCTGGAATGGGAGCTTGGAGGGACGAGAGTGGAGCGCGGAGCCGCGGTGGTTGCTCTGCACAGGGTCGGGGACGAGGTGCTAGAGCCCCTGCTGGTGGGCGAGGTGCAGGTACTGgaggtaggggagaggggagcaCGAGGGTCCCAGAGACTACGGAGACTTCAGCATCACCGGTGTTGCCGACGCTGAAGTGGACTATAGGCGTAACGAGTTTGTTGGGTGCACGGGAGGTGATCGACGTGCCACGTCTCCCACAGCCGCCGATGCGGTTTCCTGCTCAGGTATAAACAACATTTCTGCTTGCTTTGTATATTGACCATTCCCTGTTTGCATACTCTGAATCTTGGATCATTCTGCAGGTGCCACGAGAGTGGGCCGAGCTGGCTgtgatgctgatggtggggatgcgccACCTCTTGAAGGACTGTGCTAAGGGGAGAACCCTTCAGACGAGACCTATCCCTGTGACTACTTCTCCTGTTGCCACTCAGGTATAACATGCACATATATTCTATATTTTGATTTGAGCAAAGTTACATTCGAATATGCACAgaatgagaaaatgtttgtgatatgcaggtGCAGCCACGACGTTCAGCTAGGATGCATCCGCAGGGCGCCACGAGCCCTCCCGTTCCCGCCAGTACGTGAGGTCGGGTGCAGGACATGCGCCACGGCTTGCTGTGGGCGCGGGACGGTTCGAGGTTTTACCTCGGGAGGCGTCTCAGCGGAGACCAGCTCGCGTGGAGCCAGAGGAGTCAGAGGAGGGGATAGAGGAGTCCTCTGAGTCACGTGTCATGGGGACGTCGGACTCGAGTACTGCTTCTGGTTCTCCTGACGATGACGGTGATGACGAGCCCGAGAGTTCTGAGTCCGCGGGACCACGGCAGAAGAGAATCCGATGGGTCTGAGCCTCGCATTTTGCTTTGCTAGCTTTACTTTGTACATAGGCCTTCATGCCAGCGTAGTTGTAgattttgggcctgcgtgcctcagctttgttcgggcctgcgtgccccggTAGTCAAGATTTGGGCGCGTGTTTGCCCCAGTTTTTGTACttctttcttcactcattgtaaacaccgtgttcatttatgagaatttgcactttattcttttattcgttCGCACTGCTGTtacagaattgtattttatgaaatatgttcgtctagctttgaaagaacgtaAAGAGTACGCGAATTTCGACCGATACTCTCAAAGTGAGGAATAAAACTCGACATCGACACCAAACGACAAACTTTCGAGCGATCGACCATGAAATTTAGATTTAAGGGCTTTTGATCGTAACCGAGTGTGCTGCGCGGTCGACAATGAGTGCTATGACTCGAGGGGACCGAGAGAATTACTAAAATGTTTTTGACAATCAACACTTGCATTTAAAATGAGGATTTTGGTATGATTGAATGATGAAAGCTTGAATTAAGAGTGCTGATTCTTTTTCGGAGTGCGTCAAATAGTCACTGAGACCCGTCGTGGCCCGAGCGTGTTGCCCAATTCGACCAAATGCCCTTGACACGGATTCCGATATGCTCGAGGAGtgaaaactttggaaaactTACGACTTTTCACGAAACATACTTGAATGCTCGACAAAACACATGGACAGAACTGCTGTACCCCTTAGACAAATGCTGGGAATTGTTAAACTTTCAATGTTGCATGGAAGCCAAAATGGGGAAACTAGAATCTGCTGGAAAACAGcagaactctcgagcgctcgagagtggtctcgagcgcttgggacttcactcccgagcgctcaggacttCTGTCATGGACTGTCCCTTGCTGTTTtccaatgccacttgttggctgtcctttgttgttttcttctgctcGCACGTTTTTAATGTACCTGAATGGCTTCGTATTAGCTGCTTCCCCAGAACAGAATGGCTTCCCAAAGCttgacttgtggtttttccaatattttccaagtttccaaagtttgaattttgaaaagattttgaaaatgataaacttgatgagtttcaaggctggtggggaagtggtgttgcccactttaagcttctataaataccaggctctcctttggtaagccattcacacttcatttcatcatttcccttcaaaaatccattctttccatcaccatgctaaaccaagccctacttcgcccttggttggacaATCTTGAAGGCATCGACTGGCTGAACTTCTGAGGGCATCGGCTTTACGCCCTAAGACATCTCCGAGAGGTTGCAATTCGTCCCGTCTTGCTACATGCGGCGGTGCGCttctgggatccagaggtgcacgtctttcgctttggttctcaagaactgtgccccaccgtcgaggagtttcatgCTTATCTCGGAAGCCATGATTCTGCTCAGCCGGTTTttcctatgatcagggagagcatgaagaatGTTTTGAAGGCAAAGCTGGGTGTTAGTGGTAACGTCGCTAAGTTTCTTACTCGGGGTAATGCCATTAACGTCATGCAGTTGTACGAGAGGTTCAGCCCACCTGGGGACTTGATGGATTTCGAGCACCAAGGTAGTAGGATGATGGCCTATTGCATTTGCCTCCTGGCGGCCTTCTTGTTGGTTCCGTCCGCTGGTCAGCCCAATTCCTCACtggtgggggttgctgctcagattgaggctcgcaaggatgttgcgccattggttcttgctGAAACCATGATGGGGTTAGATGCTGTTCATGCTGGtcgcacaagggtttttggtggtagtcCACTATTGCTGCAGGTTagggacctcactcagctctcctttttctatttctctcattcattttacctcgacactcggttcaggctttatctggctccttacttgttttctctcttttgacagatgtggctttgCGACAAGTTAAGTCTGTTGACACCCCCAGCCAATGATTGGTAGTATCGTGCAAGTGGATGGAACCgtccctttcaagtgatgtatgggagtgaagacgattgggctgatttccttgcttctgcagaggaagatgacattgcttggcggtgccattggctgaggcttcctGCTATGACTGTTGGCAACATGGGCTCGACACATGTGTTTGTGGCTGGCTTGACAGGCTTCTCCTTCTACTCACCCTTCCGTGTTCTCCGTTAGCTTGGACTTAGCCAGGAGGTGCCGCAGCCAGGTTCTGAagtgcttcgtctccctcctttcaacattccgggccttcggagttacactcggtcgTGGGGGACTCGTAGGACCGAGCCAAGCGACCCACTGTTTTCTGTTGCTTCGACCGGAAGGTACCGCAAATGGCTAAGGAGggatgtgaaagcaaggatgggttgactgcttactttgccagactttgaaataaaaagtgtgctttgattttgtgctttttcattttcatgctcagcttgtaataaagaagtaatctgaataaaatcaACTGATTAtgggtttccccctttcggttcatttgatcacatgcggctctgaaaagcgttttggatttgtcaatttggacttgatttgggattgGATTTTCATATTTAGGAACTAGGACCGAATCTcgggatgagattgcctacgtatccctcgtaaaagagaatcaggcccgcacgtagttcaggctacgggttcactcgggtattgacactctccttttgcgctctaaattttgcctagtaccgccctttcaggtTTTCTGTCTAGCGAGCTTctctttgattatttgccttaacttttgcctaggctgccctctcgggttttcaacctagcaggcttgctctaacttttgcctggaaccgcccgcccttgcggttttcggcccaacgagctctctcagggataataacgtttgagttgatccaaattgacaagattcgcaaattcgttgccatcgaggtcgacgattgaagctgctcctccagagaggatggtcttgatgatgtagggccctGCCCATTTAGGTCGGAACTTCCCTCGTAAGTCGAAAATTGGCGCACGGATTTCTTTGACCACCATGTCCCCTTCTCGTAGGTCCCTtgatttcacctttttgttgaatgctcgggcgattcttcgctgatagccctgaatgtggtatagcgcgcgcagccttctttcatcaaacaacatgagttcctcgaaccttccgctgatccattcagcttcgtccactccgCATTCCGCCATGACCTTCAAAGATGGCACTTCCAGCTCGATAAggagaacggcttccataccgtacaccaaagagtagggtgttgcccctgtAGGTGTACGGATAGACGTCCGGTATCCCCATAAAGCTAGTGGTAGTTGttcgtgccaatttcttgctgactgagtggtcctttccagaatcgtcttaatagtcttgtttgctgcttcgactgCCTCGTTTGTTTGTGGCCGATAAGTGGTTGAATGatgtacttggatcttgaattcctcatAGAGTTCTTaacttttcccttgaaatgaacaccgttatcagatacgaatgcttgagggaccccatatcgataaacgatgttttgcctgatgaagtgagccacttgaaccgtAGTAAAAGTTTTGTACGAGGctgcttcgacccatttagtgaagtaatcgactGCCACCAAGATGAACCTGTGACCGTTAGAAGCTGCAGGCGTGATCTTTtcgatgacatcgatgccccaggcagagaatggccatggcgttgccatcgagtgtaactccgagggcgggacatggataaggttggcatgagtctggcacttATGGCACCGGCGTACATActcgatgcaatctgtctcccatggtagaccaatagtagcctagccttaacaccttcttagcTAGCATTatcccattcatatgaggtccacaaactccatcgtgaacttcttccattactgcTTTCATGTCGTCACCGTGAACACACAACTTGTGAACTCCGCAAGGGGATCGTCGGTACAattgtcctccacagatgatgtattgagatgCGAGTCGTTGCAGTGCGATCCGATCTTTCCTAGTTGAATCCGCAGGGAACTCCCCTTTTTCGATGAAATTCCGAATATCGTAGAACCAAGGGAGCCCATCGTCCGGTTCGTCGATGTTCATGACATAGTCGTACACATGTGTTCCCCTCTGCTCAATCAGGACAGGCCTCAGCTTCACCccaattggaagttccagcatggatgccAAAGTGGCTAGGGCGTCTGCGaagcggttcttcatcctcggtacatgcgtgaaggttaccttttgaaaattcaGGATAAGTTCATCGAGCTGCtgatgatacggcttcattttGTCAtctctgaccttccattctccgtttgcttgcgatacaaccaggttggaatctccgacGACTTCTAGCACCTTGACACCGATTTCCAACGCGGCTTCCATTCCTACAATACAcgcttcgtactcagcttcgttgttcgaaacttcgaagttcaacttgaatgcgaggggaatatgcgacccctcAGGCGAGACCAGCAGTATGCCAATCCCGAATCCTTTCCGATTTGCGgctccatcgaagtacaacatccacgtttcattgaccgtcgacatcacatcttcatccggaaattgaaattctgtgtgctcTGGCCCTTCGATTGGACAATCTGCCAAGAACTCTGCCACCGCTCTCCCTTTTACTGACTTGCGAGTGACGTGCTTGATTTCGAATTCcgccaacaagagcaaccaatgCGCTAGCTTACcagtaagtgctggcttctcgaatagatacttgagaggatccatccgagagatcagCATCACCGAGTAGGcaagcatgtagtgtctcaacttctttgtggcccatacaagtgcccaacatgtcttctccAGTGAAGTGTATCGCTCCTCGGTGAACTTATCGGGTTATGCCCATATAAGTTCTCGAACTTCACATCTTTCTGGAGTAGtcgaaataatggttcacaagtcaaggtcaacttggcgatgaatcgactGATGAATTGAATCTTTCCCAAGAAACACCGGACCTCCTTCTCTGATTGGGGTGGCTCCATCTTAAGaacggctttgattttagaagggtctacctcaatccctcgggttgtgatcatgaacccgagcatCTTCCCAGCAGTGACTCCGAACGTGCACTTCTGTGGGTTAAGGCGCATCTTGTATTTCTGAATTATCTCAAGGAACTTTCTCAGCGCTGGGAGATGATCTTtccgctccttccccttcactatcatatcatcgacgtacacctcgacttccttatggatcatgtcgtgcagcagtgtcgtagcacccctctgatacgtaggaccggcatttttcaacccaaacggcataacccgataacagtaggttccccactcggtgatgaacgtagtcttttccctgtcttccggagccaagagaatctgattgtatcccgagaaaccgtccatgaaggatagtaaagcatgccctgcagtgtcatcaacgagtatgtctatatgcggcaatggaaagtcatctttagggcttgctttgttcagatccctaaaatcgacacacactctgattcttccatcctttttggggacaggcacgatgtttgcaacccaagtggggtattcagttacGATTAGAAAACTAGCGTCGATTTGTTTCgttagttcctcttttatttttaacacccaatcggCCGCATTTTTCTCAACTTTTGTTTAACAGGTTTTGCATCAAGATAGAGGGGGATCCTGTGCTCGACGatttctgggtcgattccgggcatgtctgcatgggaccaagcaaagacttctttaaattcttttagtaaATCGGTGAGCTCTTGAAGCTCatccggagacagcccggaaccgacctgaaccaatcgagggttcttctcatcacccaagtttatcgagaatatttcttcttttagaggctgagcatgcctttcattttcatgctcgatgagggaacggatttccttggggatgtccccatcaaaatctattccttcatcgtcgggatccaaacaatttatttcaaaatctggcaagtaagcaaaggcgtcattcatttcattgataggctccTCGGAAGGAGGGAATACAGTagttgactcaaactcgaagtaaaagctacgacgaggagggccgatagtcacaaactccgactcactaCTAGACGAAGGGTCAgtatcagactcagactcggactcgttgctagtgtcgtgagtgcgcgttacaaatggaatgaaagtgcagttttcataagcgcccttggcgtccacaatgagcttagaagggtcttccaGTTCACCTTCTCCCCCCAGCATGAGCACAGCCGCGTCTTCTATCATTCCCTCTGGTTCCTCACCTTCGAACAGAGATTGGAGACGacccaaaccaaaggcttcaagccaatccagtgcttcagacaattcttccatcttagttacctcttcatcatcctcccaagtgtcattggcgaagatttcaaacccagggtatttcacttttgtctCGAGGTCAATGAAAGGCTCAGGCTCTCCTTGATACGGTGCTTCCTTTTCCTTCTGCTTCTTTCCGACCGCATGAGCTCGGGCGCGGTTGCGCCAccttttctctggatcactctTCTTGAACTCGTAACCCAGGCCAAAGCGTTCATTGCTCTCGGGGAAATGAGGGAACTCGGAGACTCCTTGCTCATAGAGCCCCAAGCCCATGCCCGGTAGGTAATTCATTCGCTTCATAATTTCCAATGCCGcggaactcaccaagaaaccatcttcaGCCCGAATGGTGCAAACCTTTGAGGTCATGACAACAAACCCTCCCATGGCCACGTCTTCTTCTCCGTGCATGATTTCTAGCAGCGGGGAATTGTCTTCGGAGTGTGGACGAATACCGGAATCCCCGTGGATGATAAGAGTCCTAGAATCcaatcctaggatgagtttctgatGCAGCGTAGAGGGTACCCCCATAACATCAGaacggtgcagccatggcctccccagTAAGAGGTTGAACGAAGCAAGTATGTCTAGTACACAGAATTCCACGGTGGTCTTGAATTTCCCAGTTACCAGTTCCAGGCTGATTGTTCCCAGGACATCACGCCGTgtgttatcataagcacggACACCCAGAGTCGATGGCGCAAAGTCCTTGCTTTTGAGGCCCAGGCAGTAAGTGGTGCGGAGAAGGCACACGTTGATGGCCGAACCATT
Proteins encoded in this window:
- the LOC131302996 gene encoding uncharacterized protein LOC131302996 — translated: MKNRFADALATLASMLELPIGVKLRPVLIEQRGTHVYDYVMNIDEPDDGLPWFYDIRNFIEKGEFPADSTRKDRIALQRLASQYIICGGQLYRRSPCGVHKLCVHGDDMKAVHLGGSRLLH